In Ictalurus punctatus breed USDA103 chromosome 3, Coco_2.0, whole genome shotgun sequence, the following are encoded in one genomic region:
- the rnaset2 gene encoding ribonuclease T2, which produces MKLRVIFLCLGYVFLTLAHRAHKKEWTKLLVTHHWPQTFCSMEKCTANFSYWTLHGLWPDSGSECNVSWHFNATLIADLLPEMKTFWPDLLEPNSTAFWKHEWTKHGTCAAHAEALDTQHKYFSKALELYHKLDLNGLLKKSNIVPSENYYKLTDVEGCISNSYGVTPKIQCVSHGQESEFQTLGQIEICFDKQFQLLDCEKHPEELQSRDNHPGFTVCDASVPVYYPPLRSSQQTPRFL; this is translated from the exons ATGAAGTTACGTGTCATCTTCCTGTGTCTTGGTTATGTCTTCCTGACATTAGCCCATAGAGCTCATAA GAAGGAATGGACCAAACTCCTCGTGACTCACCACTGGCCACAAACGTTTTGCAGT ATGGAAAAATGCACTGCAAACTTTAGTTACTGGACCCTGCATGGATTATG GCCTGACAGCGGTTCTGAATGTAACGTATCCTGGCATTTCAATGCAACTTTGATTGCG GACCTGCTACcagaaatgaagacattttggcCAGATCTTCTTGAACCAAACTCTACAGCGTTCTG GAAGCATGAATGGACAAAGCATGGGACATGTGCTGCTCACGCGGAGGCCTTGGACACTCAGCACAAATACTTCAGCAAAGCCCTGGAACTTTACCACAAACTGGACCTCAATGG cCTTTTAAAGAAGAGCAATATCGTTCCCTCTGAAAACTACTACAAG CTAACAGATGTGGAAGGATGCATCAGCAATTCGTATGGTGTGACTCCAAAAATTCAGTGCGTTTCCCACGGACAG gagaGCGAGTTCCAGACCTTGGGCCAGATAGAGATCTGTTTTGACAAGCAGTTTCAGCTTCTCGACTGTGAAAAGCACCCGGAGGAGCTTCAGAGTCGGGACAACCACCCAGGATTCACCGTGTGTGATGCGTCTGTGCCAGTCTACTATCCTCCACTACGAAGCTCGCAACAGACACCACGCTTTCTTTAA